The Microbacterium sp. KUDC0406 genome includes a window with the following:
- a CDS encoding SDR family oxidoreductase yields MSAVFVTGATGIVGSAVVETLLERGEQVVAAVRDPSAARFPADVEIREFEFGWDRPALGAALEGCDRLFLMRPPPVEDVQRYLFPLIDEALDRGIRQIVFLSLQGVQHNKSTPHHAVEAYLQQRDAPYTFLRPNFFMQNLSTTYRDGIRDHDEIFLPAGRAFTAFIDARDIGAVAAAVFTEPGHLRRAYTLSGEQSLSYRGVARILSDVLGRTIRYARPSEREYLARLEEEGWPEDYIAVQKMIYRVVRMNISALPNRMVRRLTGRPATTFRAFAEREQQVWRGPS; encoded by the coding sequence ATGAGCGCTGTGTTCGTCACCGGCGCCACCGGCATCGTCGGATCCGCCGTCGTCGAGACTCTGCTCGAACGCGGCGAGCAGGTCGTCGCCGCCGTCCGGGACCCTTCTGCTGCACGGTTCCCTGCCGACGTGGAGATCCGTGAGTTCGAGTTCGGATGGGATCGCCCTGCACTGGGGGCCGCGCTGGAGGGATGCGACCGCCTGTTCCTCATGCGGCCGCCGCCGGTCGAGGACGTGCAGCGGTACCTGTTCCCGCTCATCGACGAGGCGCTCGACCGCGGCATCCGGCAGATCGTCTTCCTGTCGCTGCAGGGTGTGCAGCACAACAAGAGCACGCCGCACCACGCGGTCGAGGCCTACTTGCAGCAGCGGGATGCGCCGTACACGTTCCTGCGTCCGAACTTCTTCATGCAGAACCTGTCCACCACCTACCGTGACGGGATCCGGGACCACGACGAGATCTTCCTCCCCGCAGGGCGGGCCTTCACCGCATTCATCGACGCACGAGACATCGGCGCGGTCGCGGCAGCCGTGTTCACGGAACCCGGCCACCTGCGCCGGGCATACACGCTCAGCGGGGAGCAGTCGCTCTCGTACCGCGGTGTCGCCCGCATCCTCAGCGATGTGCTCGGACGCACCATCCGCTACGCCCGGCCCAGCGAACGCGAGTATCTCGCACGACTGGAGGAGGAGGGGTGGCCCGAGGACTACATCGCCGTGCAGAAGATGATCTACCGGGTCGTGCGCATGAACATCTCCGCCCTGCCCAACCGCATGGTCCGCAGGCTCACCGGCCGGCCCGCGACGACATTCCGGGCATTCGCGGAACGCGAGCAGCAGGTCTGGCGCGGCCCGAGCTGA